Proteins from one Bufo gargarizans isolate SCDJY-AF-19 chromosome 8, ASM1485885v1, whole genome shotgun sequence genomic window:
- the LOC122945289 gene encoding NADPH oxidase organizer 1-like gives MKGRSSRHPVNVEAIGLMQHGDQKTYMFSVSWSDHNKLLVYRTFGDFRKFQRDLKKKFPLEAGALNKTERTLPKLKDAPRTVTKRSASKRFLERLRLLEDYSQALLRLDAKISQSDFVVQFFTLQPRDLNPSFPEDSLFIMPSEKKEETQIISSQTPDISAPLICPKYMCSADYETVDLKNRPFRVKQHEFLDVLLKDSTGWWLVESEGRQLAWFPAPYLQDQRNTEECHIAKECQGEGTLCVVVKAYEAQNSDELSVGIGVVVEVLRKSDSGWWLIRYNRRTGFIPSLYLKPYWNPCEKIQHILSRERYVSTPNLLEDNFLGDAYSFLALRPSFDDQRQSDRGRSLSLGATSLGSEARSDLDSDMDSVTGSSGRLNSSNSELSSLSISNSSLPATASLCGAPKIPARPKPDEILQKCSTVTKKRLQRSRGSVQAAEVTGTMS, from the exons ATGAAGGGACGTAGCAGCCGGCATCCGGTGAATGTGGAAGCCATTGGATTAATGCAACATGGTGACCAGAAG ACCTACATGTTTTCGGTCTCATGGTCCGACCACAACAAGCTCCTGGTTTACAGAACATTTGGAGACTTTAGGAAGTTCCAG CGGGATCTTAAGAAGAAATTCCCACTGGAAGCTGGAGCCCTGAATAAGACGGAGAGAACGCTGCCCAAACTGAAAG atgcTCCCAGAACTGTGACGAAGAGGAGCGCCTCCAAGAGGTTCTTAGAAAGGCTGCGCCTCCTGGAGGACTATTCACAGGCCTTGCTGAGGCTGGACGCCAAGATTTCACAGAGTGATTTCGTGGTTCAGTTTTTCACCCTACAACCCCGTGACCTGAACCCTTCATTTCCTGAAGACAG CCTTTTCATCATGCCGTCTGAGAAAAAAGAGGAGACACAAATCATCTCGTCTCAAACCCCCGATATCTCTGCTCCTCTCATATGCCCCAAATACATGTGTTCGGCAGACTACGAAACGGTGGATCTGAAGAACAGGCCGTTCAGAGTGAAGCAACATGAATTTCTAGATGTTCTTCTGAAAGACAGCACCG GCTGGTGGTTGGTGGAGAGCGAAGGCCGACAATTAGCCTGGTTTCCAGCACCTTACCTGCAGGATCAGAGGAATACAGAAGAGTGCCACATTGCCAAAGAATGCCAAGGAGAGG GTACCTTGTGTGTGGTGGTAAAAGCCTATGAGGCGCAGAATAGCGATGAACTGTCAGTGGGGATCGGAGTTGTGGTGGAAGTCTTGAGAAAATCGGATTCTGGTTGGTGGCTCATCAG ATACAACAGAAGAACCGGCTTCATCCCATCTCTCTACCTAAAACCATACTGGAACCCATGTGAGAAGATCCAGCATATCCTCAGCAGGGAACGCTACGTTTCCACACCCAATCTACTCGAAGATAATTTTTTGGGAGACGCGTATTCTTTTCTGGCCTTACGGCCTTCATTTGACGACCAGAGGCAGAGTGACAGAGGAAGGTCCCTGTCCTTGGGGGCCACATCGCTGGGCTCTGAAGCCAGGTCTGACCTGGATTCAGATATGGATAGTGTGACGGGAAGCAGTGGTAGACTTAATTCCTCCAACAGTGAGCTCTCTTCGCTGAGCATCTCCAATTCGTCACTGCCGGCGACCGCATCGTTGTGTGGCGCGCCCAAAATCCCAGCAAGACCCAAACCGGATGAGATCTTACAGAAGTGCAGCACGGTCACCAAGAAAAGACTGCAAAGGTCAAGAGGGAGCGTCCAGGCAGCAGAAGTCACCGGGACCATGTCCTAG